ATTACCAGCCAAATGTTTATTTCAATACTGAGATAGGCTCTTTTGCAGGAGCATACGGGGGCTCAATAGGGCTTTTCCTTGCAAACAGCTGCTGCAGCTGGCAGACAGGAAGGGACATTGCCTACAGCGAGGGCTTTGCAGACACGGTAATACTCAACAAGACAAAAGGGGATGAAATCGGGAATGGAATTGCATGCAACAGAGGAAGGGTGAATAATCTTCTCATAATCGGAGGAAGCCAGAATTTTGTAGGAAATGACATTGCTCAGGTAGGCGGCTCTGTCGGAAACCTTCTTGTGCAGGGAAAGAAAGGAAAGGTGATGTGCGGGGCTAACTTTTACCGGGTTGAAAGGCAGATAAGCAGGAGCAGGAACAAGAGAAGGTTCATGGAAAAAAGGGGAATACCAAAGATTCTTGCATTAGCCGAGCAGATGAAAACAGCTGGAAAAGATGAGATTATCATGCTCTCTGAGCAAATCTGGCAGGAATACACAGAAAACAGAAAATGAATTTTTATTAAAATCAATTATTTAAAAACATATTTATATTGCAACACTCATTTCCTGTGATTATGATTAAAGCAGTTGCTTTTGACCTGGGAGGAGTGTTGTTCTCATGCGGAACACCTATTGCAGTTGAAAGAATCTCTAAAAAGCACGGCTATGAAAAGAATCTCATAAGCGACCTGCTATCCTCTGAAAAGAGCATAAAGTTAAGAAAGGGGAAGATGAGCGATAATGCATTTTGGAAATGGGCTGAAAAAACCCTGCCTGCGGGATACAATGTTGCGACAATCAAGAGGGAATGGTATGACTGCTACATCATAGACGGAGAGGTATTTCAGCTGATAAAAGAGCTCTTCATGAACAAAAGAATAAATCTTCTTGTTTTCTCTGGAAACATACGCTCAAGGGTGCTTTATCTTAACAAGAAATACGGCTTCCGGAAGTACTTTGACCATGAGGTATACTCATTTGACCACGGCTGCATGAAGGGCAGCAAAGAGTTTGTGAAGAAACTCATATCCGAGGCAGGATGCAAACCGCCTGAAATCCTTTACATTGATGATAATCCAATCCAGGCGAAGCCTGCTTCTATGATGGGAATAAACCTTCTCATATACAAAAAGGGAAAAATTGAAGAACTTAAGGAAGGGATAAAAAGATTCGGGATAGCGCTGAGATAAGAACAGGAAAGAATAGCAAGCTTTAAAAACAGCTTTTTAATTCTCTCCTGCATCGGGTCCATTGCCTAGCCTGGATAAGGCGACAGCCTTCTAAGCTGTAGATCGGGGGTTCAAATCCCCCTGGACTCACTTATTATTTATAATTTATTTTTAATTTCTAAATTATTCAGTCGTTTCTTTTTCCATCCATGCTTTTTCTTATTAAAGAAAAAGGATGGGTGCGCTAATCCCCCTGGACTCATTTTTCTTAATTTATCATATTAACTTTTAGAAATAATAAGATTTAATAATTAAGAAAAAAAAATCAGAGAGAATTTCTTATTCTTTCTCCCCGAGGAAAGAGTATTCCCCCTTTCGGTTCACGATGAGCCTTATGCAGGGAAGGAAAATGAGCTCGTCAAAGATGTCCTTTTCTGCAGCCCCTTTTATGGCATAGTAAGAGGCATTGTACTGGACAACACCGATTGCAGTCTGGTTGTTCTTGTGAAGCCGCTCAAGCTCTATAATCTGCTCAGTCTCCCCTATCTCAGCATATCCTGGCTGGGATTTCTGCTCAGGGAAAGACACATCCTCTACTTCCAAATATTCAGAGCTCCTGTCTCCAACAAGATATGCAACGCCTATGTTGCTATCGAATCTTCTTGAGAGCTTTCGCACAATCATGTCTATTGCAGACTTGTCAATTTCCATAAAAAAACACCCCAGAATATAGAAAATATACGAGGTTCATATATAAACTTTTATCTTTTTAAGCATATACAATCCCCTGTGAAATATGGGAATTTCAGGGGGAAATCAATTCAGAAATGTTTATAAACCACCTAGGTTTTATGATTTTTAAGGCGCGGGGGTAGCCAAGTGGCTAAGGCAATCGCCTGCAGAGCGATCATTCGGGGGTTCGAGTCCCTCCCCTCGCTTTTTATTGTTTATGAATTAAATTATCATAAAAATCCGCGGAGAGTTTCCTGCTCCGCAATAAAGCACAAAGACATCTTTAAATCTCACCAAAAGTTTAATAAACTTAAGAACATATTTTATATTGCATGGATACGCCTGCAACTGCTGAGCTCATTAAGTGGGTATTCAATGGAATCACATTAGTTCTTGTAACCATCGCGTCTTCATTGGCAGCAAAGAAAAAGCAGCATATAGCCATCCTTATCGTGTTTGTAGCAAATGCAGTTGCTCTTTTTGTTCTTCTCTCTCCTCTACTGGCTTGGATAGCTTCAATTGTATGCATTATCCGGATATCATCACTGAAAGAAGCAGGGCAGAATGAACAATCTTTAAAAAATCCAAAGCCTTCTACAGGCAATAATAAGAAGGCGGGAAACATAATTGGGCTTCTTTTGGGCATAGGATTTGTAGCTGCACCTCTGATAGGATATATCAGGAAAGAAGCGTCATTTTATGATCCCAACAGCCAGGGCTGGATTATTTTATTTGCATTGATTGGCGCTTTTATGATAATAAATAATATCTTTGCCCTTCTAAAAAAAGAAGAAAACACTCAACCAGCTGTCACACCCATTGTACAAGAAACCAAAGACACTGCAGAGCCGCCTTCTAAAGAAAATCCTGTTGCCAAAAAAGAATCTGAAAAATCTGCGGACAAAGTCAGATGCCGTTACTGCGACAAATTGTATAATGCCAACTATAACGGTTGTCCATATTGCAAGAAGAAATGAATATTCTTTAATGGCGATATTGCCCGCCCCTAACTTTTTTATTCTTTCTTGAAAAGAAGCCAGTTCTTCTCGCCGGTTTTTGCAAACTT
The nucleotide sequence above comes from Candidatus Woesearchaeota archaeon. Encoded proteins:
- a CDS encoding HAD hydrolase-like protein, which encodes MIKAVAFDLGGVLFSCGTPIAVERISKKHGYEKNLISDLLSSEKSIKLRKGKMSDNAFWKWAEKTLPAGYNVATIKREWYDCYIIDGEVFQLIKELFMNKRINLLVFSGNIRSRVLYLNKKYGFRKYFDHEVYSFDHGCMKGSKEFVKKLISEAGCKPPEILYIDDNPIQAKPASMMGINLLIYKKGKIEELKEGIKRFGIALR